The following DNA comes from Cedecea neteri.
TCGGCCTGAGTGGGGTGTTCAATCATCGCCAGCGCCTGAGCAGAGTGGCAGGCAAAAATCACCTGATCGAATGCCTGGCTTGAGTGTTCCAGCTGGATGTTAACGCCGTCGTGATAACGGCTAACCCGCTGCACCGGGGCGTTAAGATGCACGGTCAGCCTTTCGCCCAGTTGCGCCAGCATCGCCCGGATGTATTCCCGCGAACCACCGGGTACCACGTACCACTGGGGACGCTGGGTGATATCCAGCAGGCCATGGTGCTCAAAGAAGCGCAGAAACAGCGCCAGAGGGAAACGGCGCATCTCTTCCAGCGAAGAGGACCAGATAGCGGCCCCCATGGGCAAAATGTAGTGCCGTGCAAAAAAGGCGCTGAACTGTTGCTGAGCAAGGAAGTCCTGCAGCGTCGCCTGGGGATCAACCTCTCCCGCCAGCGCGGCTTTTGCCTGCCGGTTAAAACGGACTATCTCTTTTAGCAGCCCCCAAAATGCCGGGTTAATCAGGTTTCGACGCTGGGCGAACAACGAGCTAAATGTGTGGCCGTTATATTCCAGCCCGTTTTGCGGATTATGTACCGAAAAACTCATCTGCGTTTTTTGCCCACGGATGCCAAGCTCGCTCAGCAGGCCCATAAAACGCGGATAAGTCCTGTCGTTGTAGACAATAAACCCGGTGTCGATGGCATAGCTGCCCTGCGGCGTAGCCACATCCACCGTGGCGGTATGTCCTCCCAGGCTGGACTCCGCTTCAAAAAGAGTCACCTGATGATGTCCGGCAAGTCGCCAGGCGCAGGTCAGCCCGGCGATGCCGCTGCCGATAATAGCGATGTTCATGGGCGAACCATCCTGCGCAAAAAGAGACGCTGTAGACCTGCAGGCATCCCCGCCAGCAGGCGCATCATCAGGCCGAATCCGGTCGGGAAAGCAATGTGATTGCGGCCTTTAGCTAGGCCACGGCGAATCGCCCTCACCGCAACATCAACGCTAACCCGGCCTGGCATGGAAAAATCATTTTTTTGGGTGAGCGGTGTGTCCACAAAGCCCGGAGAAACCACCGTGACGGCAATTCCTTTCGGCTCCCAGTCCAGGCGCAGACTGTTGGCAAACCAGGTCAGCGCGGCTTTGGAAGCGCCATAGGCTTCTGCCCGTGGAAAAGGCAACCAGTGGGCCATCGAGCTGACCAGAACGACGCGGTTGCCGGAAACAAGCTGCGGCTGAATGGCGGCCAGGCAGTTGACCGGCCCAAGAAAATTGGTCGTCATCACCCGCTCAACCAGCGCGGCATCCACCCGACCGTTATCCAGATACTCACAGGTTCCCGCGCAGAGGATGACCAGATCGGCCCGGCAGTCGGCCAGCGCCTCGCGACTGGCATCCCGATCGGTCATATCGAACTGACGTACCACGATGTTTGAACTGTGCTGCTGCAACATTGCTAATCGCGCCGCATCTCTGCCACAGGCAATGACGCGATGGCCGTCATCAGCCCAGGATTTTGCCAGCCCGGCACCGATGCCAGAGCTTGCGCCCGTAATGAGGACAGTCATCATGGGCGCACCCTGCTTTTCACGCTGCGAACCGCCCAGCCCAGCAGGGGCAAATGTTCATACAGCATTTCTCCGGCATCGTAGTAGTCGCGCTGGCGAACGATCAGGTCATTTTCGAGATCAACGACCGAACAACCAGGCAAGGACAGCCCTTCTCCCCCGGCGACCTTCGGGTGAGACCAGTGCATTGTCCAGCTGACGGCAAAACGCGCCTCATCACACAGCGGGGGATCGATAGCAAAACGGCAGGACGTCACTCTGGCCAACAGGTGAGCGAAGTAGCTTTGGATCTCAGCCAACCCGCGATGCTCGCCAAACGGATCGATGAGTATGGCCTCGGCGGCGTAAAGCCCGGCCAGCGCCGAGGGCGACTGCTTGTCCAGCCCGGCGTAAAAATCCACAAAGCGATGAATGGCGGTTGGCATTGTGCCCATGAGTTTCACCCTCGCGGTGAAGCACCTGACGTTATCGTATACTTAAAACTTGCACAAATACTTAAATTTGTCCAAGTTTGAAATGTGATATTTTTAAAAATACAATTATTTCAATACACTAGAAACGTCGATGTAATGCGGAAAATTTCATTTTTTGACAGCAAATCTCGACCCGCCATATTTTCAGCAGGTCATTTGATGAGCATGTTGTGGAGAGGGAAAACGATCCTAGAGGGGAATAATCTCGAGCGTAGCGCCCTGCTGTTGCCAGAGTTCAAGCTGCTTTTTACGGGTCGCCGTCAGCTTACCGGAGGTGACCAGCAGCCATTTTCGATCAGGAAAGATTTCCGGGGCCAGAACGGCTGGCGGAACGGGAAGCACGTCGATACGGTGCCCCTGGCCGGTGAGTCTGAGCGCTTCCAGCCAGATTTCACAGGGGTCACTCAGGTGCCAGCCGGTAATCAGGCAGTTGTCACCGGGCGCTTTTTTATCCCCTTCAAGGCAAAACGAGGTGTAGGCGATAATGATGCCGTCGAGGATCTCGCGCAGGGTCATGATGGCCGGTACGTTAGCCGAGACTTTACTGCGCAGCGGGCGCAGCACCTCAGTTACCAGTTCCGCGCGCGGATATTCCCGGCCTGAATCGTAGAGAAGCTGGCGAAGGGATTCAATTTTTCCCTCGTTCAGCCGCTGCAGCATACTTTCCTGCAGGCCAAGCCAGTTGTTCGCCCGGCGCGTTTCAGGCCGGGCCAGTAGCGGCTTCACCTGGCTGACAGGCACCCCTTTTTTCACCCAGTCGAGGATGTTAAGCGCCTGCTGGATATCGGCATCGCTGTACTGCCGATGACCACCATCGGTTCGCATGGGCTTGAGCAGACCGTAACGGCGCTGCCAGGCACGGAGCGTGGTAGCGTTTATCCCGCACAGCCGGGCAAATTCGCCGATGGAGTAAGACATGAAGAGCACCTGATAACCATGAATACTCACAATATACTACGAATTATAACGGGCTAAATGAAGCCCCAGGGGTTTGCACTCTTTTTTCAATGAACAAACCGAAAACGTTCACCCGGTTACCGGCTTGAATACCACGTAAGATGAAAACCCCGCCAGAGAAAAGTCTGGCGGGGCGTCGAGCGACGAAAGGGATGATTAGCTTAAATCGTGCAACGCTTTATCCAGCGCGTCACTCAGCATAATGTCTTCGAATTTCACCGCCAGACCGCCGCGCTGCGGGGTGCAGCACATCACGCCTACCCTGCATGTGTCGAATCCAGGGAAATGCGCCAGCCTCAGTAGCGGCCAGGTTTTGCCGTCAACGGAATACTGCAACCGCAGGCTGTCACCTTTACGGGTCAGGCGCATCCAGAACAGATTCGCATTTCCGGGAAACACACCGGTTGCCCAGTCGGAATGGCCCAGCGTCAGCACGCTGCCAATGGCAGGCACGCCGTCGTTAAACTCGATGCCCGCCTTTAACCAGTGGGATTCATCCCCCAGCAGCATGACGCCGGCCTGGTCGTAGAGGGCGCTAAATTCAGCGTTGACCTTCACCTGGAAGGTAAAATCCCCCCGCACGTCGCAGCCATAAAAATGGCCGGAGAAACGCTCAAAGCCGTACCATGTTTTGCGCCAGAAGTCGGTTTGTTCGTCGGTCACCACAGAAAGCGTGCCGTCGCCTTCGCGCCAGACTTTTGGCGCATTGATCCAATAAAAATCCGTGTTCATAGCCTGACCCTTTCCCTGTTGGATTTAACGCCAGCCCAGCTCCGGCGCAACGTGCTTGAGAATAGATTCGATCACATGCGCGTTATAGTCCACGCCCAGCTGGTTTGGCACGGTTAACAGCAGCGTGTCGGCTTCGGCAATCGCTTCATCCTGCGCCAGTTGCTTAATCAGCAGTTCCGGCTCGGCGGCATAGCTGCGGCCGAAAATAGCCCGGGTTTGTGGCTCGATGTAGCCAACCTGGTCGCCTTCTTTGCCGCTGCCGCCAAAGTAGTTGCGATCGCGCTGATCCATTATCGCGAAGATGCTGCGGCTAACCGAAACGCGTGGCTCACGCTTATGGCCCGCGTCTTTCCACGCGGCACGATAGGCGCGAATTTGCTTCGCCTGCTGGATATGAAACGGCTCGCCGGTTTCATCGGTTTTCAACGTGGAGCTTTGCAGGTTCATCCCTAGCTGCGCCGCCCAAACCGAGGTTGCGTTGGAACTTGCCCCCCACCAGATACGCTCGCGCAGCCCGGCAGAAAACGGCTCCAGACGCAGCAACCCCGGCGGATTAGGAAACATCGGCTGTGGGTTCGGTTCGGCAAAGCCTTCCCCTTTCAGCGCCTCGAGGAACACTTCTGTATGGCGGCGCGCCATATCAGACTCGGTTTCGCCTTCGCCCGGCACATAGCCAAAGTAGCGCCAGCCGTCGATCACCTGTTCCGGCGAGCCACGGCTAATCCCAAGCTGCAGACGCCCCCCGGATATCAAGTCCGCCGCGCCCGCATCCTCTACCATGTAAAGCGGGTTTTCATAACGCATATCGATCACGCCGGTGCCGATTT
Coding sequences within:
- a CDS encoding MerR family transcriptional regulator — its product is MSYSIGEFARLCGINATTLRAWQRRYGLLKPMRTDGGHRQYSDADIQQALNILDWVKKGVPVSQVKPLLARPETRRANNWLGLQESMLQRLNEGKIESLRQLLYDSGREYPRAELVTEVLRPLRSKVSANVPAIMTLREILDGIIIAYTSFCLEGDKKAPGDNCLITGWHLSDPCEIWLEALRLTGQGHRIDVLPVPPAVLAPEIFPDRKWLLVTSGKLTATRKKQLELWQQQGATLEIIPL
- a CDS encoding nuclear transport factor 2 family protein, with the translated sequence MGTMPTAIHRFVDFYAGLDKQSPSALAGLYAAEAILIDPFGEHRGLAEIQSYFAHLLARVTSCRFAIDPPLCDEARFAVSWTMHWSHPKVAGGEGLSLPGCSVVDLENDLIVRQRDYYDAGEMLYEHLPLLGWAVRSVKSRVRP
- a CDS encoding SDR family NAD(P)-dependent oxidoreductase, giving the protein MMTVLITGASSGIGAGLAKSWADDGHRVIACGRDAARLAMLQQHSSNIVVRQFDMTDRDASREALADCRADLVILCAGTCEYLDNGRVDAALVERVMTTNFLGPVNCLAAIQPQLVSGNRVVLVSSMAHWLPFPRAEAYGASKAALTWFANSLRLDWEPKGIAVTVVSPGFVDTPLTQKNDFSMPGRVSVDVAVRAIRRGLAKGRNHIAFPTGFGLMMRLLAGMPAGLQRLFLRRMVRP
- a CDS encoding NAD(P)/FAD-dependent oxidoreductase gives rise to the protein MNIAIIGSGIAGLTCAWRLAGHHQVTLFEAESSLGGHTATVDVATPQGSYAIDTGFIVYNDRTYPRFMGLLSELGIRGQKTQMSFSVHNPQNGLEYNGHTFSSLFAQRRNLINPAFWGLLKEIVRFNRQAKAALAGEVDPQATLQDFLAQQQFSAFFARHYILPMGAAIWSSSLEEMRRFPLALFLRFFEHHGLLDITQRPQWYVVPGGSREYIRAMLAQLGERLTVHLNAPVQRVSRYHDGVNIQLEHSSQAFDQVIFACHSAQALAMIEHPTQAEREVLGDIGWQRNEVVLHSDRRWLPVRERAWASWNYRLSSQERASACVTYNMNILQGLPKEAPLFCVTLNPETPIEPRFIWQQFVYEHPLFNPRSWRAQARRGEINGQQRSWFCGAYWYNGFHEDGVRSALDVVHGLAAGGGQ
- a CDS encoding LLM class flavin-dependent oxidoreductase yields the protein MKKIGFLSFGHWSPAAQSGTRSAADTLLQSIDLAVAAEELGADGAYFRVHHFARQLSSPFPLLAAIGAKTKRIEIGTGVIDMRYENPLYMVEDAGAADLISGGRLQLGISRGSPEQVIDGWRYFGYVPGEGETESDMARRHTEVFLEALKGEGFAEPNPQPMFPNPPGLLRLEPFSAGLRERIWWGASSNATSVWAAQLGMNLQSSTLKTDETGEPFHIQQAKQIRAYRAAWKDAGHKREPRVSVSRSIFAIMDQRDRNYFGGSGKEGDQVGYIEPQTRAIFGRSYAAEPELLIKQLAQDEAIAEADTLLLTVPNQLGVDYNAHVIESILKHVAPELGWR
- a CDS encoding DUF1349 domain-containing protein; translation: MNTDFYWINAPKVWREGDGTLSVVTDEQTDFWRKTWYGFERFSGHFYGCDVRGDFTFQVKVNAEFSALYDQAGVMLLGDESHWLKAGIEFNDGVPAIGSVLTLGHSDWATGVFPGNANLFWMRLTRKGDSLRLQYSVDGKTWPLLRLAHFPGFDTCRVGVMCCTPQRGGLAVKFEDIMLSDALDKALHDLS